A DNA window from Streptomyces sp. CA-278952 contains the following coding sequences:
- a CDS encoding 3-oxoacyl-ACP reductase — protein MTDTSSVCRRLVGRTAVVTGAGSGIGLATVRRLAAEGAHVVCADIDEESGKAAAEAAGGLFVRTDVTDADQVNALFTAAFDTYGSVDIAFNNAGISPPDDDSILDTGLEAWRRVQEVNLTSVYLCCKAAIPYMREQGKGSIINTASFVARMGAATSQISYTASKGGVLAMSRELGVQFARDGIRVNALCPGPVNTPLLQELFAKDPERAARRLVHIPVGRFAEPTEIAAAVAFLASDDSSFVNATDFLVDGGIAGAYVTPV, from the coding sequence ATGACCGACACTTCTTCCGTCTGCCGCCGCCTGGTCGGCCGCACCGCCGTCGTCACCGGAGCCGGCAGCGGCATCGGCCTGGCCACCGTCCGGCGGCTGGCCGCCGAGGGCGCGCACGTCGTCTGCGCCGATATCGACGAGGAGAGCGGCAAGGCCGCCGCCGAGGCGGCGGGCGGACTCTTCGTACGTACCGACGTCACCGACGCCGACCAGGTGAACGCCCTCTTCACGGCCGCGTTCGACACCTACGGCTCGGTCGACATCGCGTTCAACAACGCGGGGATCTCCCCGCCGGACGACGACTCCATCCTGGACACCGGCCTGGAGGCCTGGCGGCGGGTGCAGGAGGTCAACCTGACCTCCGTGTACCTCTGCTGCAAGGCGGCGATCCCCTATATGCGCGAGCAGGGCAAGGGCTCCATCATCAACACGGCCTCCTTCGTGGCCCGGATGGGCGCGGCCACCTCGCAGATCTCGTACACCGCGTCCAAGGGCGGGGTCCTGGCGATGTCGCGCGAGCTGGGGGTGCAGTTCGCACGCGACGGGATCCGGGTCAACGCCTTGTGCCCCGGCCCGGTCAACACCCCGCTGCTCCAGGAACTGTTCGCCAAGGACCCGGAGCGGGCCGCCCGGCGTCTGGTGCACATCCCGGTCGGCCGGTTCGCCGAGCCGACCGAGATCGCCGCCGCCGTCGCGTTCCTCGCGAGCGACGACTCCTCGTTCGTGAACGCCACGGACTTCCTGGTCGACGGCGGGATCGCCGGGGCGTACGTCACCCCGGTCTGA